GGTGCTGCTCATATAGCTTGTACTGTTGAAATGTTTTATGAAAAAGATTTTTATGATGTGGTAGTGATTGATGAATCACAGATGATTGCTGATAAAGATCGTGGGTTTTCTTGGTATAAAGCCATTACAAAAGCAAATGCAAAAGAAGTTCATATTATATGCAGCTTTAATGCAAAACCAATGATTTTGCAGCTTCTCGGTGACTCTGATATTGAAATCCATGAATATATTAGAGATATCCCTCTAGAAGTTGAACCACAGCTATTTCGCCTGAATCAAACGAGAAGGGGGATGCTCTAGTTTGCTTTTCGAGGAAAAGAGTGCTTGAGACAGCTTCTGAGCTGCAAAGAACAGGTCGTCAAGTTAGTATGATATATGGAAGCATGCCTCCAGAAACAAGAAAAAAACAAATGCAGAGATTTATTAACGGTGAGACGACCGTTATCGTAGCGACAGACGCAATTGGCATGGGACTAAATTTACCTATACGTCGAATTGTCTTTTTAGAAAATGATAAGTTTGACGGTACAAGAAGAAGGTGGCTCACCTCACAAGAAGTAAAACAGATTGCTGGCCGTGCCGGCAGAAGAGGAATTTATAATATTGGGAAGGTAGCATTTGTACACAACCCAAAATCAATGGCACGCCTGCTAGACCAAGAGGATCAACCACTTCAAGGATTCGCGATTGCTCCGACAACAGGTGTACTTGAACGGTTCCAAAAATATTCGAGAAAGCTTGGTTTGTTTTTTTATTTATGGGATCAATTTAAAAGTCCAAAGGGAACAAAAAAAGCTTCTCTTGCAGAAGAAAAGCTATTGTACGAAATGATTGAAGACACAATCATCGAAGCAAAACTATCTATGGCAGATTTATATGGCTTTTTACATTTACCATTCTCAACGAATGAACCAACCCTTAGAGCTCAATGGAAACAAAAGCTAGAAGCAATTGTTGATGTAGAGGACCTACCTGATCCTTTAATTAAAGATTCAGGTTTAGAAGAGCTTGAACTCTCTTATAAATCAATTGGTCTCCATTTATTATTTTTATATAAATTAGGTCGGAACACTGAAGCTCATTACTGGGAAAGACTACGTGAAGAAATTAGTGACAAAATTCATGAGCAGCTAAAGTCTGGTGTACAAATAACAAAGAAAGTATGTAAAGTGTGCGGGAAAAATTTGTCTCATAAATTTAAGTTTCAAATATGTAATGAATGCCATTTTGAACGACAAGAAAGGAAAGAAAAAAAGAAATCACGTTAATGAGAAGAGGATAACAAACAGGACTTAATCCTTGTAGTTATCCTCCTATTTATATTTAGTTGATGTCTACTTTTCCACTTGAAACATCTATGTTGACTTGGTGTTTACCAGAACCGTAAACACCATACATTTGATCTGAATTCTTTTGTAATTCTTTTAAATCAAAGTCAGAAGAAATGTGACCACTTCCAATACTTCCATTAAGTGTAAAGTCAGCATTTGATGGAAGATTGATCGTTGCTAAACCAGAGTTGATTTCAACATCGATTGAATCAATCAATTTGTTCATTTCTAAGTTTATTTTCCCGGAGGAAAGATCAGCCTCAACTTTCCCAGTATGTTCTTTAATCGTCAGATTTCCTGAGCTCATATCAAAAATTCCAGATTTAGTTGAGACAGATGAAAGATTAACATTTCCTGATGATCCGTCAAGCTCTAAATCATTTGCTGTTACCTTACTAATTTGGACATTACCCGAGCTCATATTAATCATTAAAGAATTCAATTTCATCTTTGACTGACCGTTAAAAGAAACATTACCCGAGCCACTATCAATGATAAGTTCCTTTTGATAATCCTCCGGAATATATATGGTAATTTCAGTCTTGTTAAACATTGAAAATAGGTTAAACCATTTTTGAGATTTTGATTCGACTTTAATTGTATCTCCATTTTCTGTTACCACTACTTTTCCTTTTCCTTCTAACTCAGCTCTTACCTGATCCGTATTTTCAGGAACTATTTTCGTGCTAGCTCCGGAAATATCTAATTCAATTTTATCAACTTTATTTGAAACCTCTGCTGAAGAGCCATTTCCTCCGAAAACAAACCATGTTGTGTTTGAATGAATAATGAGGAACAAACCTCCAATAAAAAATAAAAGCAAAAATAATTTTTTCATCATTTAATCTTTCCTTTCGGTACAATTAGTTGTTATTTATATCTTAAGAAAAAGGAAGGAACACAACAATGAACCCTAGCTTTATTTTGACTAGGGCTAGAGGCGTAGTATGTTTATATGTCATTGTTATCAACAGATGTAAGAAACTGATGGTAAAAAGAATCACTTGGAATGAGATGAACCAGTGATGCTTGAATTTTTGTGATGTGCGCTAAAGCTCTTGTTCCTAACCAGCTAGTTGGTAAAAATTCAGGAGGTAGCATGGGATCCTCTGCAAGAAGCATATCAAGAACTTCTTGGATTTCTAGATAGAAAATAAATAGTTTTAAAGGATCTTGCAGGTTTTCTTTTAAATAAGGATGGAGCTTTGGTTCATATTCACTTTTAATCCAGTCAAGTTTTTCTCTGTAGATGTTATGAATTCTTTCAAGATCCCATATTCTTGCTGCTTCATTTGGTCCTTTGGCTCCTTGATTATGGACCTTGTTTAAAAGAAATTCATCACTAACAAGAATGGTTACATATTCTTCAATCTCTAATGTATCTATCATATTTAGTACCTTGTTTGTTAGATTCCAAGGATAAATATAAACACTATTATATAATTGGCCGAAGCCAAGTTGGATGAGTTGTCTTCGAAAGGCATCTCTTTTTTTCGTTCTGTTTCAGGGATCTCAGTTAAAATCATGTACCATTTGTTATTCCAACGATGCTGATAAAAATTTTCTGTTCGTTCAATCGTGGTGATGAAATCCCGTCCATATGTAGTTATTGCATAAACTGAACGCTCAGGTGAAGTAATGAATTTTTCTTTTTTTAATTTCGATAACATATTCCGAATCGATTGAGGAGTATAGTTTCTTGCCTCATAAATGCTAATTATCTTTTTCCCTTCTAATTGTTCTACCTTGGAAAGCAAATATAATATTTGTTTTTCTACCGTCACTTTAAACCTCCTGCATATAACCATGAAAAGTACGAGTGTATGTTTATTTGTTTATTTTATCATGATAGGTTGAAAAAATGGTATTCAGTAAAACGAGTTTTAAAAAAATGGTTGATGTTTCCAAAGGTATTTTTTATAATATAAAATATAACGTACGTTAATAAATTAATTATAAAAAAGCGAGGGAGAAAAGATGATAATGACAGAAGAAACACAATATCATGATTCTTACAATAAAAGTCTAGAGCTATGGCCGGTTGAGTATTCCACCTATTATGTGAACACCGCTCAAGGAAAAACACATATTATTGAAAGTGGTAACAAGACTGCTCCATCTTTAATTTTGTTGCATGGAGGTAGCATGAGTTCAACGATGTGGTACCCAAATGTAATGGAATGGAGTAAAAATTATAGGGTTATATGTGTGGATATATTAGGAGATAAAAATAAAAGTATACCCCAAATAGAATTTATAGATCGCCCCAGCTATGCGCTCTGGCTTAAAGATGTTTTAGATACATTGCAGATTAAAAAGGCAGATATTGTTGGGTTATCTTATGGAGCGTTAAATGTAGTTAACTTTCTTTTGTTTTATCCAGAAATAGTGAACCGGGTTGTTTTAATGAGTCCGGCTGCAACATACGTGCCGTTTGATTCTAAGTTTTATACACATGCATTTGGTATGGTGAAAAATCCAAGTGGTGTTCAATCGTTTTTAAACTGGATTTTTGATGATCGTTATAAGCCACATCCTTTTATAGCTGAACAATTAGTGGCGGCTATGAATTGGGTTGAACCTTCTAAAAGTACAGCACCGAAAGAAAATGGTTTTCCTTATGTGTTTACAGATGAGGAATTAGCTTCAATTAGGAACCCGATTTTATTAATGTTTGGTGAAAATGAAGTAATGTATAACGTTGATGAGGCTTACAAGCGTGCTGAGAATTCATCTCCTTGTATGACAGTAGAGTTGGTAGAAGAGGTAGGTCACCTTATGTCTATGGAAAACCCAAGTTACATTAATAGGCGAGTGCTAGAATTTCTATCCGAGCAAAGAAGGAACTTTTGAAGAGAAAGAATCAGCATAACATGCACAATCTGTCATCATCATTTAACTGATGACAGATTGTTATGTAATAACTAACAACTATTTCTTGTTTTCTTCATTTCTTTTTAACGTATTAGAAACATCTTTTAGATTTTCTTCTTCTGCCATTTCGGTACCAAAAGCTAGTCTAGAATTCAAAGCAGGACCTCTGCTTCTAGAAAGAGATGGAGTGTTTTGACGTTCTGCAACAAATAGATGGACAAAAACTTCTGCACCTGTAATGATAACTGCAGAGATGATACTTCCCCATGCTACTTGTAGATAGCTTTCAAACAGGAAGCTTCCAAAGACCCAAACACTAAGGTATGTGAGTAAAAAGTCAGCAACTGCAGCAGCTCTTTTACCTAACTGAGGTAAAATCACTAATTCCCCAACGGCGTATGAAACAATTGTGACAAATAAACTGAATGAAACGATATCAACGATTGTGGCATCAAAAAACAAATCTAGACCAATTCCAAAGGCAATCAGACATGATACAAATTTAATTAATAGTATTGTTGCATGATTCATGTAAAAACCTCCTCGTATGTTATTTTGGTCAAAACCGAGAAGTTCATTCAATTTTGGTTAACTATGAAGTTAAAAAAAGTTGATTCAATTGAATCAACTTTTCACTTAAAACGTATTAATTATCCTTTGATTTTGCTCTACTGATTTTCGTTCCTTTATACCAATTGAATATCGATAGCAAAGTAAACCTATAATACCAAGTCCAAAGTACACAACAGCCATAGCTTTAGAAGGAATAAATGCTCCTAGCGTTAAACCTAAGCTACCCAATAACATAGCCACGTTATAAGAAAGATTGTCTACTGCCATATATGAGGCTCTAGCTTGTTCATGAACAATTCCTGCTAAAATCGTTTGACGAACAGGTGAATACATTAGCTCTCCAAGAGTAAATAAAAGAGCTGATAAAACAAGTAAACTAAAAGAATTACTGAACGCAAGAACACTAAAGCTACAGGCGTAAATAGAAAGACCGATGCTTAAAATCACTTTTGGATTATATTTACTTAACCATTTCGATAAATATAAAGTGGTGCACACAATCGTAATAGTATTGATAAGCATCATTATTTCAAACATCTTAACCCCTGTTATTTCAATGGAGAAAAAGTGAGTGTGAAATTCATTTTTTAACCTTACTGCAACATATTTATCAAGTTGAAATTCCAATGACATTGTAAAAATAGTCGCTAGCACAAATAACATAAAACCACGATCTTTAAGTACAGCCATATAGTGATTGATAATTCCTACTTTTTGTTGAACTTCTTCAGAATCTATCTTAGTTTTAGTTAATGTCTCATCTATAAAAAAGATGATAAGAAGCAGAGTGATGCCACTGACAATAAGAAACAAAAGAAAAAGGATGAACTTATAATCTTCAAAAAGGAGACCACCAATTGCGGCGCCTAATGCAATCGAAATGTTACCAGTCCAATATCCGAGACCATAAATAAAGGGTCTTTCTTTTTCAGAGCTAATATCAATAATCATCGCATTTGCGGCAGGGCCAATTAAACTAGAGCTCATGTTACTTAAGACAAACATTAAATAAGTAATCCAAACGGAAGTAAGCCACGGAGAGTTAACAGATGCCATCACGGTTAGTGCGATGACCTGAATCACTTGAGCAATGACCATCATTTTTTTACGCCCCATACGATCCGAAAGGAAGCCTGAATATAACCCCACTACAATGGAGATAGAAATGTTTATCATTAGAAGTATCCCTGTCATACCGGCTCCAACATGACTACTAAAATAAATGGCCATAAACGGGAGAATGGACATTTGAGTAATGTCAGTAAAAAAATCTGTGATTAATCTAAGTTTTATCGTTGAATGTAAGTCACGAAATTTCATGCTATCTACCTTCTTTCTTCATTTTTTATTATAATGAAAAAAATAAGAAGAAAAACTGTAAACGATGTTAACATGATTTCGTATTTTAGGAGGAACTATGAATCTTATTGAACATTATGTTAATTTGCGATTAGCCTATCAAAAGTACAAGGAAGAAGAAAAGATTGAAACAACAACAGGGGAAATATCTCTTCATCTTTCCTGTACGATGCGAAATACAAATATTTTGATGAAGAAAATGATGGAATTAGGTTATCTAAAATGGATGCCCCAAAAAGGAAGAGGGAGAAAATCAACTTTACTTTTTCACCTATCATTACTGGAGGCAGCTACTAATAATGTACAAAGACTGCTTGCTGAAAAGAATTTTGAAGAAGCATACTCCTATATTTTGAGTATTCAATTTTCTCAAGTAATCAAAGAAAAACTCTTACATAATATGCACAGTCATTTTGGGTTAAAGTCTATCACTCACTCTACTGGTCGAAGAGATACATTAAAGATTCCTCAGAATATGAAAATTCATACGTTAGATCCTACTTTTGTTGGAATTGTTCATGAAGCCCACCTCGTACAGCATATTTTTGATACGCTTGTTCGCTATGATCGGGGAAGTAAATCCTATATTCCCGGCATTGCGCTGGCCTGGGAAGAGAATAATGGAACAGAATGGACCTTTTATTTACGCAAAGGTGTAATGTTTCACCACGGTCGAGTCCTTCAAGCGAAAGATGTTCAGTATACGATGGAGAGATTAAGGACAAATCAAAAAATTCCTTATCACACTCTGTTTGAATGTGTGGAAAAAGTAACAATGATAGATGATATAACTATACAGTTTACTTTGAATAAACCAAATTACATGTTTCTTGATGTTATGAGCAGCTTTTTCTCCTCCATTATTCCACATGATATTGAATTAGATCCTTTAAAGCCGATTGGAACAGGTCCATATCAAGTGGAAAAAAATGAAGAACATCTACTTGTGCTTGAGGCATTTCCTCATCACTTTCAAGGAAGACCTTTCTTAGATACAATTGAAGTTTGGCACATGCCAAATTTAAAGGAACAACCAGATAAGATAGAGGAAGAGGTTTATTCTGTGGAACATGATACAGCGACTTATCAAGAGCTTGGCAGCTTTTTTTTCGTGTTTAATTTGAATAAAAATGGGTGTCATCATCATAATAAAAATTTTCGTTTGGCTATTCAACAAATTATTGACCCATTCAAACTTGTAAATGAGCTTGGATATCCAAGAAAATATCCTGCATATAGCTTTAGGTTGGAACAAAGTAAACAAATTGTTAATCACCTACAGAATAATCTAGAAGAAGCAAAAAGACTGCTATCTTTAAGTGGTTATGAAGGACAAATACTTAAGGTGGCAACATTTGATTTTAAAGAAGCAAGAGAGGATATGGAATGGCTGAAAATGCATTGTCAGCAAATAGGTCTTAATATTGAGGTGTCCGTCATACAAGCCTCAGAAATCTATGAGAAAAAGGTACTTGGTCTCTACGATATCATTTATACTGGTGAAACGTTTGAGATAAATGAGGAACTTAGTCTTTATATGATGTATTCAAGTGATAATAGTGTGCTTCGAATGGCACTAGACTCTAAAACAAAACAACATATTGATATAGAGCTTAATTATTTAATATCCTTAGATGATTTAAATAAGCGTTCAGACGGGTTTCACAACATTGAAGATTGGTTAAGAGAAGAAGCGTATATCATTCAGACCTATCACACAATTGAAGAACAAAACTATCATAAGGCATTAAATGGTATCGAAGTTTCAGGATATGGCATGCCTGATTTACGTTCGCTATGGGTGAAGCCTGATATAGAGAGTTCATCAAGTTATTCAATTTATATTCCGTAGGTAAGTAAATCTTGGTAATTAAAAGGAGTGGGTTTTGTTGATAAAGTCCGAGGGTATTCATCATGTTAGTCTTTCTGTAATAGATTTAAACAAAGCAAAACATTTTTATGGGACAGTTTTAGGCTTTAAAGAAATAGAGCGACCGAAATTTGACTTTCCAGGTGCATGGTATCAAATTGGGCTCAGCAACTACATTTAATTGTGGATGAACTTTCTTCGACACTACGAAAAGTAAATCAATTGAACTCTAGAGAAGGTCACTTTGCTATTAGAGTAAATGATTATGAGGAAACTCTAGCGTACTTGAAGGACCAAGGAGTTCAAATTTTGGAAAAACCAAAAAGTAAAAGCGGATTTGCGCAAATTTTTTGCATGGACCCTGATTATAACTTAATTGAATTTAATGTAGATCAAGAAACGGTGAAATAAGTGAAATGTTGGGGAATGAAGACCGTATTGATTGAGAAATGGTTGAGAGATGTACCTCTTAAAGGTGATGAAGACCATGGAGAGAGAGAAATGGTTGAGAGATGTACTTCATCACGGGAATGAAGACCATATCATTTGATAATTCCAATAAAAATGTACTTCATTATATAATATGGTTCTTCATTGGAAGATGACAATTCCATTTTACCCGCATTACCCCTATGTTATTGAAAATCATGAAAATTAAAAAAGGATGAGCTTAACAAAGCTCATCCTTATACATTATTTAACATTCAAAAACTTCACACAAACCGGATCAGGAACAGATACTTGTGAGTCAAGCAAGCTAAGTTTACCTGATTCTGTATCTCGGGCAAATAACACAAGGTTACTGCTTTCTTGGTTAGATGCTACAATGAATTTTTCAGTAGGGTCCAGTGCGAAATCACGTGGCCAATTTCCTTCTGTTGATGTAAATTCTATAAATGAGAGCTCGCCATTTTCTTGATTTACACTATAAACAGCAATGCTATCATGCCCACGGTTGCCAGCATAAACAAAGCGGCCGTCAGATGAAATATGAATCGCACTTCCTTGACTATTTTCCGTGAAATCTTCAGGAATAGCCGGGCGTATTGAAGCTCTGTATACACGCCTGTGTCGGAATTATAGCTTAAAGTGATCACTTCATTACTTAGTTCTGTCATAACATAAGCATATTTTCCATTCGGATGGAATGTGATATGTCTTGGGCCACTACCAGATTTCACAAGTAACGTATGAGCTTCTTCCAGCTGTCCGTTGTTAATTTTATAAGTGATAATTTTATCAATTCCAAGATCAACTGCTACGACATATTTTTCATCAGGAGTAAAGCCTGAATAATGCGTATGAGGTTTTTCTTGCCTTTCATGTGGTCCCTGACCAGTATGTTCAATAACCGAAACAACAGAATTGATCGAGCCATCTTCATTCGTTAGAAAGGACTCTACTGTTCCTTTGTGGTAGTTAGCCGTCACAACGTGTTTGTTTTGACTGTCTACACTTACGTGACATGGTGAAGCACCGTCAAGCAGCTGTTGATTAATGGCTGTAAGGTCACCTGTTATACTGTCAACAGTATAGGATGCAACACCGCCTTGGTTTCCTTCCTTTACGACTGCATAAAGATTTTTATTGTCTTGGCTTAAATTTACATATGTAGGGTTGTCCAATTCAGCAACAGCTTTAACATCACTTATTTGTCCTGCATCTGTGTCTAAGGTAAAGCTGTAAACTCCTTTACTATCACCTTTTGTGTATGTACCAACATAACCGATTAATTTTGCCAATTTTTTAACTCCTTTCAAATGTACTATTTCTCATTATATCGTTAGTTTCATCTGTTCAACAACATTAATGGCTGTTTTTTGATATTGAGCCGAAGAGTTTCAAATTTACACTTGAAGTACAAAAAGATTCTATCAATTAATCAGGCTATGCTAATATAATAGTATTTATATGAAAATGAAAGGAAGTAAGATTCATGCTAAGGCGGTTTTATTCGTATTATATACCTCATAAGAAATTATTTATTATTGATTTTAGTAGTGCTATTATCGTGGCTCTTTTGGAGTTAGCATTTCCATTAGCTGTTCAGTGGTTTATCGATTCGTTGCTTCCTAGTGAAAACTGGTCGGCAATAGTTTCTGTTAGTATCGCCTTGCTTGTGTTATATATTATTAGCACGTTCTTACAATATATCGTGAATTATTGGGGACATATGCTTGGAATTAATATTGAAACAGATATGAGAAAACAATTGTTTCAACATGTGCAAAAGCAATCATTTAAGTTTTTTGACAATACCAAAACAGGAAATATTATGAGTCGAATTACAAATGACCTCATGGATATTGGTGAGCTTGCGCATCATGGACCGGAAGATTTATTTATTTCCATCATGACCTTTGTAGGGGCCTTTTGGATTATGTTCACCGTAAATGTAAAGCTCGCGTTGGTTGCGTTGGTTATTTTCCCGTTTTTAGGATGGCTTATGGTTATAAGTAATTTAAAGATGAATAAAGCCTGGAAGAAAATGTACGGTGAAATTGCTGATGTAAACTCACGAGTAGAAGATAGTGTTTCTGGTGTTCGAGTTGTGCAATCTTTCACAAATGAAAAATTCGAAAATGAACGTTTCTCTGTAAATAATTTAAAATTCCGTAAAGCTAAGCTTGGTGGGTATAAAGTAATGTCCTTTAGTTTATCAGGAATTTATATGATGACAAGATTTGTTACATTGGCTGTTCTCGTAGTAGGTGCATGGTTAAGTTACACAGGACAATTAACATATGGTGAGCTTGTTGGATTTGTGTTGTATGTGAATGTCCTGTTTAAACCAATCGACAAAATCAGTGCCTTAATGGAATTGTATCCAAAAGGAATGGCTGGATTTAAACGTTTTACAGAGTTGCTTGACATGGACCCTGATGTACAGGATGTAAATGACGCAGTTGAAGTAAAATCATTACGAGGGGATATAGCGTTCAATGAGGTTTCCTTTGGTTACGATCAACATAAACGCGTATTAAATAATATCAATCTATCCATTTCAGCTGGAGAAACCGTTGCATTTGTTGGTCCATCAGGAGCAGGGAAAACGACAATTTGTTCATTAATTCCACGATTTTATGATGTAGAATCTGGAGAAATAAAAATTGATGGCATTGATATACGGAATATGACAAAGCATTCTCTGCGTTCACAGATTGGAATTGTGCAACAAGATGTGTTTTTGTTTACAGGTACCTTAAGAGAAAATATCGCTTATGGAAAACTTAATGCTACTCAAGCGGAAATTGAAGAAGCAGCAAAGCGTGCTCATCTAGAAAGCTTCATCGAATCACTACCGTTTGGCTACGATACTCAAATTGGTGAAAGAGGCTTAAAGTTATCAGGTGGACAAAAACAAAGAATTGCCATTGCAAGAATGTTCTTGAAAAATCCACCTATCTTAATATTGGATGAAGCAACGTCAGCATTAGATACCGAAACAGAGCTTATCATTCAAAAAGCACTAACAGAGCTATCAAAAAACAGAACAACTCTTGTTATTGCTCACCGTCTTGCTACAATTCGAAACGCAGATCGTATTGTTGTTGTAACTGAGGACGGAATAGCGGAACAAGGGAAACATGATGAACTGATCGAACAAGGCGGGATTTTTGCTAATCTTCATCGTGTTCAATTTCAGAGATAAGATGGGACATTTATTGTTCCATCTTTTTTACTAATTTTTTTGAAGAAATGGTTGCGATTACAGTTCAAATATACCAAGGGAAGGTGCACTTTTTCTTGTTTTTTTCAATTATTCGACTTCTTGAAAATGGATTGACATGGGATACTAACTTCTGTATTTTATTTAAGTATGTTTTTTTAGGAGGAAGTTATGAATAGTCATAATACACAACAAGTTAAAATTACAACAGCAGATCCCTCGGCGTTAGGTTTATTTGGACTAGCAATGGTAACGCTCGTTGCTTCTTCACAAAAGTTAGGGTTAACAGATGGAGTTTCATTTATTTTACCATGGGCATTTTTCTTAGGTGGACTAGCTCAATTATTCGCATGTGTTCAAGATGCTAAACATAACAACATCTTTGGAACAACTGCATTTGGAGCTTTTGGTCTATTCTGGTTCAGTGTTGGAATGTCTTGGTTGATTCAATTAGGAGCATTTGGTGAAGAACTAGCAGCAAATGCTGATCCAAAGCAGTTAGGTGTCGCATTCATTGGCTACCTGATTTTTAGCGTTTATATGACAATAGGTGCAATGGAAACTCATAAGGTATTATTTTTCATTTTTGTTTTCATCGATTTCTTGTTCATCGGCTTATCTTTAAGCACGCTTGGTGTGATGCCTGAGGCAACACATATGCTTGCCGCAGTTTCAGAATTAATCATCGCCTTGCTATCTTTTTACGGATCTGCAGCTGTTGTTTTAAATACACATTTTGGCCAAGTTGTCTTACCAATTGGGAAGCCGTTTGGTTTATTTAAAAAGTAAAAGAAATGGAGGCTAACATTTGTTAGTCTCCATTTTATTTGTCGTATATTGTAGAATGGTTAATAAGTTAGGTGAAATCGGAGATAAACTCCTCAAAATCGAAGATAAGTCACCAGAAATCGGAGATAAACCCCCAAGAATCGAAGTTAAATCTTAGAAATAAAGGTT
This Metabacillus endolithicus DNA region includes the following protein-coding sequences:
- a CDS encoding VOC family protein, which codes for MVSNWAQQLHLIVDELSSTLRKVNQLNSREGHFAIRVNDYEETLAYLKDQGVQILEKPKSKSGFAQIFCMDPDYNLIEFNVDQETVK
- a CDS encoding ABC transporter substrate-binding protein yields the protein MNLIEHYVNLRLAYQKYKEEEKIETTTGEISLHLSCTMRNTNILMKKMMELGYLKWMPQKGRGRKSTLLFHLSLLEAATNNVQRLLAEKNFEEAYSYILSIQFSQVIKEKLLHNMHSHFGLKSITHSTGRRDTLKIPQNMKIHTLDPTFVGIVHEAHLVQHIFDTLVRYDRGSKSYIPGIALAWEENNGTEWTFYLRKGVMFHHGRVLQAKDVQYTMERLRTNQKIPYHTLFECVEKVTMIDDITIQFTLNKPNYMFLDVMSSFFSSIIPHDIELDPLKPIGTGPYQVEKNEEHLLVLEAFPHHFQGRPFLDTIEVWHMPNLKEQPDKIEEEVYSVEHDTATYQELGSFFFVFNLNKNGCHHHNKNFRLAIQQIIDPFKLVNELGYPRKYPAYSFRLEQSKQIVNHLQNNLEEAKRLLSLSGYEGQILKVATFDFKEAREDMEWLKMHCQQIGLNIEVSVIQASEIYEKKVLGLYDIIYTGETFEINEELSLYMMYSSDNSVLRMALDSKTKQHIDIELNYLISLDDLNKRSDGFHNIEDWLREEAYIIQTYHTIEEQNYHKALNGIEVSGYGMPDLRSLWVKPDIESSSSYSIYIP
- a CDS encoding helicase-related protein, whose translation is MLETASELQRTGRQVSMIYGSMPPETRKKQMQRFINGETTVIVATDAIGMGLNLPIRRIVFLENDKFDGTRRRWLTSQEVKQIAGRAGRRGIYNIGKVAFVHNPKSMARLLDQEDQPLQGFAIAPTTGVLERFQKYSRKLGLFFYLWDQFKSPKGTKKASLAEEKLLYEMIEDTIIEAKLSMADLYGFLHLPFSTNEPTLRAQWKQKLEAIVDVEDLPDPLIKDSGLEELELSYKSIGLHLLFLYKLGRNTEAHYWERLREEISDKIHEQLKSGVQITKKVCKVCGKNLSHKFKFQICNECHFERQERKEKKKSR
- the liaG gene encoding LiaG family protein; this encodes MMKKLFLLLFFIGGLFLIIHSNTTWFVFGGNGSSAEVSNKVDKIELDISGASTKIVPENTDQVRAELEGKGKVVVTENGDTIKVESKSQKWFNLFSMFNKTEITIYIPEDYQKELIIDSGSGNVSFNGQSKMKLNSLMINMSSGNVQISKVTANDLELDGSSGNVNLSSVSTKSGIFDMSSGNLTIKEHTGKVEADLSSGKINLEMNKLIDSIDVEINSGLATINLPSNADFTLNGSIGSGHISSDFDLKELQKNSDQMYGVYGSGKHQVNIDVSSGKVDIN
- a CDS encoding MDR family MFS transporter, producing the protein MKFRDLHSTIKLRLITDFFTDITQMSILPFMAIYFSSHVGAGMTGILLMINISISIVVGLYSGFLSDRMGRKKMMVIAQVIQVIALTVMASVNSPWLTSVWITYLMFVLSNMSSSLIGPAANAMIIDISSEKERPFIYGLGYWTGNISIALGAAIGGLLFEDYKFILFLLFLIVSGITLLLIIFFIDETLTKTKIDSEEVQQKVGIINHYMAVLKDRGFMLFVLATIFTMSLEFQLDKYVAVRLKNEFHTHFFSIEITGVKMFEIMMLINTITIVCTTLYLSKWLSKYNPKVILSIGLSIYACSFSVLAFSNSFSLLVLSALLFTLGELMYSPVRQTILAGIVHEQARASYMAVDNLSYNVAMLLGSLGLTLGAFIPSKAMAVVYFGLGIIGLLCYRYSIGIKERKSVEQNQRIINTF
- a CDS encoding YndM family protein — encoded protein: MNHATILLIKFVSCLIAFGIGLDLFFDATIVDIVSFSLFVTIVSYAVGELVILPQLGKRAAAVADFLLTYLSVWVFGSFLFESYLQVAWGSIISAVIITGAEVFVHLFVAERQNTPSLSRSRGPALNSRLAFGTEMAEEENLKDVSNTLKRNEENKK
- a CDS encoding PaaX family transcriptional regulator C-terminal domain-containing protein → MQLGFGQLYNSVYIYPWNLTNKVLNMIDTLEIEEYVTILVSDEFLLNKVHNQGAKGPNEAARIWDLERIHNIYREKLDWIKSEYEPKLHPYLKENLQDPLKLFIFYLEIQEVLDMLLAEDPMLPPEFLPTSWLGTRALAHITKIQASLVHLIPSDSFYHQFLTSVDNNDI
- a CDS encoding VOC family protein; this translates as MIKSEGIHHVSLSVIDLNKAKHFYGTVLGFKEIERPKFDFPGAWYQIGLSNYI
- a CDS encoding alpha/beta fold hydrolase; the encoded protein is MTEETQYHDSYNKSLELWPVEYSTYYVNTAQGKTHIIESGNKTAPSLILLHGGSMSSTMWYPNVMEWSKNYRVICVDILGDKNKSIPQIEFIDRPSYALWLKDVLDTLQIKKADIVGLSYGALNVVNFLLFYPEIVNRVVLMSPAATYVPFDSKFYTHAFGMVKNPSGVQSFLNWIFDDRYKPHPFIAEQLVAAMNWVEPSKSTAPKENGFPYVFTDEELASIRNPILLMFGENEVMYNVDEAYKRAENSSPCMTVELVEEVGHLMSMENPSYINRRVLEFLSEQRRNF